Within the Sulfitobacter sp. JL08 genome, the region CGGATGTTCCCAAAGAGGAGGTTTCGCAACTGTTGCCGGTGGACCGGTCCCTGAGCGAATTGGTCGGCCTGCCAAGACAGGCCTTCACCGCCCCGACAGTTCAGGGAACCAAACGCGATTTTGCCCTTGTCCCGATCATCCCGGGAGAGGCCTATGCGCTGGGTGTCTGGAAACCTGAGACGCCACTGGTGCAAAGCGTCAAATACGCGTCTGCAACGATCATGTTCCCGATCCTGATGTGGATCACCAGCCTGTTGGTCGGGTTGATGGCGATCCAGCGTCAGGTGATCCGCCCGTTGCGCAGGCTCGGGCGCAGTATGCATGATTTCGCCGACAAGCGAATTGCGTTTCGCGGTGACGCGCTGAACGATTCGCCGGCCGAGATTCAGCAGATCGCACGCACCTTCCATAGCGTTGCATTCAAGCTTCTGAACGACGAGGCTGATCTGGAAAACCGGGTTTTCGAACGCGAAGTGCTGCTGAAGGAAGTGCATCATCGGGTCAAGAACAACCTGCAACTGATATCTTCGATCCTGAACTTGCAGTCACGGCAGGCCACATCGAAAGAGGCACGGGATGCGCTGCGCACGGTGCAGGACAGATTGTCAAGCCTCGCCACCGTGCACCGGGCACTCTACCAGACAACCGAACTGTCGAATGTGCGGATTGATGTGCTTCTGGAAAGCCTGTTTTCCCAGCTGCTTGCGATCGGGTCCGAAACAGTGCGCGGGATCAAACTGACCACCGATATGGATCCGGTGACGCTGGTGCCCGATCAGGCCAGCCCGTTGGCGATGCTTGCAACCGAAGCATTCACAAACGCGCTGAAATATTCAGGGAAAAACCGCGACGGAGAATTGTTTATCAATGTTCGCCTGAAACAAACCGATACGGCGGACGGGTCTGACATTGTCCTTGAACTTGCCAATTCCGTTTCCGAGGAAGTCACGGATCAGGGTGCTGTCCGTCTGGGCCGCAAATTGATCCGGACGTTTTCCCAGCAATTGGGGGGCACGGTGGAACAATTACTGGAAAACGGGCGTTACGTGTTCGTTGTGACCTTCCCGTTCGAGGCATTCCATCCCGAGGATGAAAACGCCTGATTTCCGATCGAACTGTCGGGTCATCGGACTAGTCCAAGATTTTGTTTCGTGTCAGGTTGGCTTATGAATTCCTCAGATATCTCTTTGAAAACGCCGGTTACAAACGTGCGTCTTCTGATCACCGCCGAGGAAGCCTATCCGGCGATGGAGCAGGCGTTTCTGGAAGCGCGCGAAGAAATCTGGGCCGGCTACCGCATCTTTGATCTGTCCACGCGGTTACGCAGCAAGGCGGCACAACGCATCGGAACAGACTGGTTTGATCTGATGGTGCATGTGCTGAAACGCGGTGTGGCGGTGCACATGGTCCTGTCGGACTTCGATCCTGTGGTCGGGCATGACCTGCATTGTACCTCGTGGCGGTCGCGGCGGGCTTTTGTTGCCGCCGCCGAAGTGGCGGGGCCACGTGCACGTTTGCGCGTCATCAATGCGCTTCACACGGCCCGCGCCGGGCTGTTGCCCAAAGCGCTGTTGTGGCCGGGCATGTACAAAAAGTTGCGTGAACATGCGGATAGGCTGAACGCAATGAACGAGGATTCAAGAGAACGGGTGTTGGAATGCAGCCCCGGTCTGCGCATTTTGCTGAGGTGGAAGAACGATGACGTACTGTCCGCACGCCCTTGGCCCCCGTGCGAGATCGTGCCCGCAACCCACCACCAGAAAATGGCAGTGTTCGATCGCAAGACCTTGTGCATCGGCGGGCTTGATCTGGATGAACGGCGCTATGACGACCTGCATCATCAAAGGCAGCGTGATGAAACATGGCACGATGTGCAGATGATGTGCGAAGGGGCGGTTGTCAAAGACGCCCAGAAGCATCTGGAGGATTTTCTGTACATGGGAGTCGGCGCGAAAGCCGCGCCATCCAACAGCCGTTTTCTGACCACGCTGTCGGTGCCGCGCAAAATGAATTTTCCGTATTTGTCGCCGCATCCCGTGGCAACAGGGCTGGCGCAAACGCACCATCGTCTGGCCCGAGAGGCCCGCAACCTGATCTATCTTGAAACCCAGTACTTCCGGGATCAAAAGTTTGCAAAAACGCTGGCACGGGCCGCTCGTTTGCGCCCCGAACTGTCGTTGATCCTGACCCTGCCCGCAGCCCCTGACGATGTGGCCTTTGAAGGTTCGACATCGACGGATGCACGTTATGGCGAAAACCTACAGGCAAAATGTCTTGCCACGCTCAAGGCGGGGTTCGGGGATCGTGTGGTGATCTGTTCGCCCGTGCGCCCGCATACATCGTCCACCGGGGATCGGGATGAACTGTGCGGATCGCCGATCATCTACGTGCATGCAAAGGTATCTGTTTTCGATGAAGACGCGGCCATCATATCTTCGGCCAACCTGAACGGGCGCAGCTTTTACTGGGATACCGAAGCCGGCGTACTGATCGAGGATGCCGCGACCGTCCGGGCGATAAGGCAACGTGTGTTCGGCCACTGGCTGGGGCAGGACGCAGGACCGGAATTTTATGATCCGCTAAGGGCGGTGGTCGCGTGGCGCGGTTTGGTGGAACAGAATGCAACCTGCGCGCCGGACAAACGCACCGGCTTTCTGGTGCCCCATGATACGCAACCCGCCGAACAGTTCGGTCGCGCGATGCCGGGTTTAACCGAAGACATCGTCTGATCCCGATCGCGCCCCTAGCATTGGTCTGGTATTTCGCTTTGTCGGGAACCACGCAGCGGGTTGTGCGTTGTTCTTTCAGAGTTATCCAAATGAAAGGAGATCAGTCATGAACCGCGATCAAATAGAAGGAACGTGGAAGCAGATTAAAGGTGCAGTCAAAACCCAGTGGGGTGAACTGACGGACGATGATCTGCAGCAGGTTGATGGCAACCGCGACAAGTTGGTTGGCAAAATTCAGGAACGCTATGGCAAGACCCGCGAACAGGCGGAACGTGAAGTCGATAGCTGGTCCATGACGGAAAGCTGAAGCCATGCCTGATACATATCGCACAGAAAACGAACCAAAATCAGAATTGTTCGATCAGCTGTCGCATGTGCGCGCCGGAATGCTTGGGATAGAAGGGTCGGGTGCACATATGCGCCCGATGACCCATTTTGCCGACGCGGGCAAAGCTGTCTTGTGGTTTATCACGTCGCGTAAAACTGATCTGGCAGCCCAGGTGGGGCAGGGCGCAACAGCGCATTACTGCCTTGTGGGCGAAGACACAGGATATTTTGCGTGTCTGCGCGGAGCCATCCGGCAAAGCGACAATTCCGAAATGCTGGACGAGTTGTGGAACGCGGTTGCGGCCGCGTGGTTCACAGGGCGCGATGATCCGGATCTGTTGTTGCTGGAAATGTCGCTGCGTGATGCCGAAGTCTGGAGCGCGACCAACAGCCGCTTTCAGTTCGGGCTTGAAATAGCCTGTGCCAATCTGGACAAGGACGCAAAGCCCGATATCGGAGCACATACTGTCGTCCGGTTCTGAAAACACTGTTTTTGCAGATTGCCACCCGGCTTGGGATTTGACCCCGAGCCGGGTGTTTTTTTGTCTGCGGGAAACCAGACGTGAAAAAGGGGGCACGGATATCCGCGCCCCCTGTTGTTTGTCTTCGATACGAACGTGTCGCCACGTTCCTAAAACTCAGCTTTCACCTTTCCAGGTGCGCATATCGTCCAGCTGATCTTCTGTCATATCGACATAGGCACGCAATGTGTCCTCTGCCTCGACGCGGCGCAGATCGACCTGATCCACACTCAGCGCAACGGGTTTTTCACCGATGCCAAGGAAACCGCCGATGTCGATGATGACCGCATCGATCTTGCCGTTTTCGGCCAGTGTCAGCTCGCTGACTTCGCCGACCCATTCGTCATTCTTGCCGTATACGGCTGCACCCAGCAGATCCTCAGTTGTTACATCGGCAAAGGCAACGGTTGCCGGCTCGGGACGGTTCAGAACCATGTTTTCGGTGCCTCGCATCTCGCCTGCGTTTTCGGCAAGTTCATCGTCAAAGCGGGCGGTTTTCTGGAACATGGCTTCGCCACCATTGTAGACTATAAAAAGCTCTCCGGTGTCGTCTACATCTGGGGCGAACCACACGTTCTGGATATCGATCCTACGCTCGGTTTCGCCAACACCCAGGAATCCGCCGGCATCCACGATCAGCGCTACGACTTGGCCATCTTTTGAAAGGACAACGTCGCGGATTTCGCCGGCCATGGTCCAGTTATCCGGTACTTCGGTCAGTGAGGTGCCGGCTGCGTTTGCAGCATCATCCGAGCCGGGCAGATAGATGCGGTGACCAAGCAGGTTGGATGCCTTGATCGTCATGTGGCCCTGGGATTGCATGATGTCGGATTTCGACAGGTCGCTTACCGACTGCTCGGCCGCAACTGGGCCAGAGGCCATCGCGACAAGGGCTGTGGTTATTAAAAGGCGTTTCATTGTGTACTCCTTTCTTGAATTCCTTTTCAGGCAGGGCGCATCCCTGCTTGATAAATCAACACAGAGCGGGGGTGAAAGTTTCTGGATTCAGGAAAAAAAGCGGGAGGCCGGCATTGCCTGTTTTGATCCTCCCCCTTTGAAGTGGTCCGCCCCTATAGTTAGGAAACGGAGGATCAAAGATGGGAATCAAGCGACACAAGCCGGAAGAGATTGTCACGAAGCTACGGCAGGTTGAGGTGCTATGTGGCCAAGGGATGCCGCGTGTTGATGCTATCCGCCAGGTGCAGATAGCAGAGCAGACATTTTATCGCTGGCGCAAGCAATATGGCGGAATGGGAACGGACCAACTGAAGGAACTCAAACGTCTTCAGAAGGAGAATGATCGGCTGCGTCGCGCCGTGTCCGATCTGACGCTGGACAAGCTCATCCTGTCTGAGGCTGCACGGGGAAACTACTGAGCCCTTCGCGTCGTCGTGCCTGCATTGAACATGTGCGAAGTCAGTTCGACATCTCAGAGCGGCGGGCCTGCCGAGTGTTGCGTCAAAATCGTTCGACGCAGCGCAAGGCTCCGAGGGGCCGTGCCGATGAAGACCGGCTGGTTGCCGACATGATCGAGCTGATCCGCCGGTATGGTCGATACCAGCCTTGCTGAGGGATGCAGGCTGGTTGGTGAACGACAAGCGGGTCGAACGCCTGTGGCGACGTGAAGGGCTCAAAGTGCCGATGAAACAACCGAAGAAAGGGCGACTCTGGCTGAACGATGGCTCGTGTGTTCGGCTGCGGCCGGAGTATCGTGACCATGTCTGGTCATATGACTTCGTCCATCACAGAACTGATGATGGGAAGGCGTTTAGAACCCTGAACATTCTGGACGAACACAGCAGGGAGTGCCTTGCGATCCGGGTGAACCGCAAGCTGAACTCGGCCGAGGTGATCGACGCCCTGACCGACCTGTTCATCCTGCGGGGCATTCCTGCCTACATTCGGTCAGATACCGGCCCGAGTTCATTGCTCAGGCCGTCCGAGACTGGATTACAGCCGTCGGGGCCAAGACCGCCTACATCGAGCCGGGGTCGCCCTGGGAGAACGGATATTGCGAAAGCTTCAACGCAAGGCTCCGGGATGAGCTGTTGAATGGTGAGGTCATCTACTCGCTTCGCGAAGCACAAATCCTGATCGAACAATGGAGGAAACACTACAACACCAAACGACCACATAGTGCTTTGGGCGACCGCCCACCGGCTCCGGAAACCATCGTTCCGATGGCAACCAGACCAATCATGCACTAACATTCAAACTGGACCACTCAAATGGGGCCGATCAGCCTGAGCTTCGGCCTGACTTGCCTGAGTCGATGCCTTGGTTTGGGCCAGCGTTGCCTCGCGCACACGCAGGTTTGCGCGCGCCGACGCCACCGCACTTTGCAACTGCGGCAGGTTGTCCTGAACGGCCAGAACATCGCCCGCCTCGACCTTGTCACCGATCGCGACGCGGACCTCGGCGATGCGGGCGTCACCAGCACCTGATGGGGTCGCCACGCTGATGACATCGCCGAAGGGGATGATGCGGCCCAAAGCCACAACATCACCTTCACTGACGACTGCGATCTGTTCCTGTGCAGTCACTTTCTGAATGGCAATAGCGATGGGCGTGTCGGTTCCGGCGCCGGGTTGCAGACCAGTCGCATGAAAGAATGCCCGCAGGCCCGGCGGCTGGAAATACATCCCGATGACGGCGCCGGTGAACAGTGTCAGCAGAAACAGGGGAATCAAAAGCAGCCGCATGCGGCCGCTTGACTTGGGCGCCTAGGAAGGGGCGGGCTTGGCAATCCCGTTGTCCGACAACGGCAAGGATTGCGATTGTTCGTCGTTAGGTGCAGGCATCTTTTCTGTTCTTCTTGTAAAGATATAAGACTTCAGAACAGCGTCTTTTTAGTGGATCAATTTCGCAATGGCCACTGACGCCGATCATCTGTTTCATCTGGATGTATTGGGCTTTTCGTCGTGTCGAGAATTATGCTTGGTCCTGTTCCGCGCGGTTTCCTACCACATAAGGACATCCGGTGAATTGGGTTGGATCAAAACGAACCGGCGCGCGGTGGGCTGGATAATCTTGCCGCTCTGATCAGTGGTAAAATGACACCCCTTCAAGAGACTGCTGTTCCTGGCCCGTGACGGTACCGCTGCCGGTCATGATGATGGGTATAGATTCGGTACCTGCCGGTGTTGTCGGACCGGTCGCAGGTGCGTGGCAGGGGTGAAGACGCAGAAACAACTGTCGGGTATGTCTCGCCGGCACGCATTCGAGCACATCGAAAAATGTGGGAATAAAATTATGTAAAACAGTGAATTGTAGGTAGTTAGCTCGCAGGGTTTCGCAGTTTTGATGTTCGTACCTCAACAATTCCTTGACTTGATGTACGTAGCTCATTTAGCGTTTTGACAGGGCGCACTGGAGATGTGTCCGGTTAGGGAGGAACTTATGAAGAATCTGAACGCAGCCGCCGTCGGCGCGGCGCTGATGTGTTCTGTGAGCGTGCCCACGATGGCTGCCGCAGAAGATTTGACACTGTGCTGGGCCGCATGGGATCCGGCCAACGCGTTGGTTGAACTCAGCAAGGAATTCGAGGCGCAATCCGGTCACAGCATGAACTTTGAGTTCATTCCCTGGCCCAACTTCGCCGACCGGATGCTGAACGAACTCAACTCTGGCGGCAAGCTTTGTGATCTGCTGATCGGCGACAGCCAGTGGATCGGCGGCGGGGCCGAGAACGGCCACTACGTCAAGCTGAACGACTTTTTCGATGCAGAAGGCATCAGCATGGACGATTTCGCGCCTGCGACTGTCTATGCCTATTCCACGTGGCCCAAGGGCACACCGAACTACTACGCGCTGCCAGCCATGGGCGACGCAAACGGCTGGTTCTATCGAAAGGACTGGTTCGCCCGCGAGGATATTCAGGCAGCCTACAAAGAGGCCACTGGCCAGGATCTGCGCGAGCCGGAATCCCAAAAGGAAATGCTGCAAATCGCACAATTCTTTCAGGGCCGCGAAATTGACGGCAAGACCGTCTACGGCGCCGCGATCTTTACCGAACGCGGGTCCGAAGGGATTACCATGGGCGTGACATCTGCGCTGTATCCGTGGGGCTTCAAATACGAAAACACCCCCGGTTCCTACGATATGGAAGGCGCTGTAAACTCGCCCGAAGCGGTCGAAGCGTTGGAATTCTATAAAGAATTCTACGAAACTGCTACACCGCCGGGCTACACGAACTCGTATATGGGTGAAAGCCTGGATGCGTTCAAATCCGGTCAGGTCGCGATGGCGATGAACTGGTTTGCGTTCTTCCCCGGTCTTTATGCCGATCCCAATACCGGTGGCGACAAGATCGACTTTTTCGTGAACCCGCCACAAAACCAGGAAGGTTCGACACTGGGCGGGCAGGGGATTTCCGTGGTGGCCTATTCTGACAAACAGGATGCGGCGCTGGAATACATCAAGTGGTTTGCGAACCCGGACGTTCAGGCCAAATGGTGGGAACTGGGCGGGTACTCTGCGCATAATTCGGTGCTGAACGATCCCGGTTTTGTCGACAGTCAACCGTTCGCGGGTGATTTCCTGACAGCGATGGGCGCCGTACAGGACTTTTGGCAGGAACCGGCATATGCCGAACTGCTTCTGGCGATGCAAAAGCGGATCCATGACTATGTCGTGGCCGATCAGGGTACCGCACAGGAAGCGCTTGATATGCTGATCGAAGACTGGACCGAAGTCTTTGAAGACGAAGGCAAACTCTAAAACCAATACCGTGGGGCGGGACGCGCCCGCCCCACACCAAACTGCAAACGGCCGGGCGGGTGCCATCCCGCCGGTCGACAGGATTGCTTTACCCGATGACAGACAGCCCCCTTACCAAAGCTGCGACCGCAACGCCCCCGCGCGTGGCCCGCAAGATTCGCGGCCTGTCTGACCGGGCCATTGCCTGGATATTTGTGGCCCCCACGATTTTCCTGTTGCTGGCCATCAACATCTTTCCATTGATCTGGACGATCCAGCTTAGCTTTACCAACTATAAGGCGAACCGCTTGACGCGCGAGCCGGAGTTCATCGGACTGCGCAATTATGAACGGATCCTGAACGATTCAGACATCTGGCTGAACATGCAGGCGACGGCGCATTTTCTGTTCTGGACGATCTTTTTTCAGGTGCTGATCGGTTTCACACTGGCATGGCTGATCAACAAGAAATTCAAGGGCAATGATCTTTGGACGACGATCATCGTTTTGCCGATGATGCTGTCGCCTGCCGTCGTCGGGAATTTCTGGAAATTTCTGTATCAGCCGCAAATCGGGCTTTTCAACTACATCGTGGCGTTTTTCACAGGTAAGGAACCGTCCAGCTTTGAAATGCTGGGGTCTGTTCAACTTGCCCCGTGGTCCATCGTGATCGTGGATACATGGATGTGGACGCCGTTTGTGATGCTGATCTGTCTTGCCGGTCTGCGATCCATCCCAGATTACATCTACGAGGCCGCCGAAGTTGATCGGGCGTCGAAACTGCGGCAGTTTTTTACCATCACAATCCCCATGGTGCTGCCGTTCCTGATGTTGGCGGTCCTGTTCAGAGGCATCGAAAATTTCAAGATGTTCGATCTGGTTGTGCAGCTTACTGGCGGCGGGCCCGGTTCAACGACGGAACTGACGTCGATCAACCTCAAACGCGAGGCATTCGAGAAATGGCGAACGGGCTATGCCTCGGCCTATGCAATCATTCTGTTTGTTACGGTGTTCGGACTGGCCAGTATCTACGTCAAGGCGCTGAACAAGGTGAAGGAGCGGTGATGCACTGGTTAATCTTCACATCCACGGCGACCCGCAGCGATCAGGTGGCTTCCACTTTGTCCCGCTCAGGAACTCGGAGCGTGTCATGAGCAGCTTTTCCGTCACCGAACCGTCAAAACGCTCCAAATGGCTGGCCGGGTCACTGGTGATCCTCTATGCGCTGGTCACAATGTTGCCGCTGGCCTGGATCATGTTGACCGGGTTTAAATCACCCGCTGACGCGATCAGTTATCCCCCCAAAATGGTGTTTGAACCTACGCTGGAAGGGTATGTAAACCTGTTCACCACCCGAACACGGCAAACGCAGGACTTTCTGGCCAACAACCCCCCGGAAAACTGGGCAGACGAAATTGTGCGCCAGTACGACATGGTGATCGTCGGGCCCTCGAAATTCGGAGAGCGGTTCATGAACTCGGTTATTATCGGGTTTGGCTCGACGTTTCTGTCGGTTTTTCTGGGCACGCTGGCGGCTTATGCGTTCAGCCGGTTCAAAATTCCGCTGGCTGATGATCTGCTGTTCTTCATCCTGAGTACGCGCATGATGCCCCCCATCGCGGTCGCGATCCCGATTTTCCTAATGTATCGAAATATCGGCCTGTCAGACACGCATCTGGGTATGATCCTGCTTTATACAGCAGTGAACATCTCGCTTGCGGTCTGGTTGCTGAAAGGATTCATCGATGAAATCCCGCGCGAGTATGAAGAGGCCGCGCTGATCGATGGGTACACACGGTTTCAGGCCTTTTACAAAGTCGTCCTGCCACAAGCCGCCACCGGCATCGCGTCAACGGCGATTTTCTGTCTGATTTTTGCGTGGAACGAATATGCATTTGCGGTCTTGCTGACCTCGGCAACGGCGCAGACCGCGCCGCCCTTTATCCCGACGATTATCGGCGTTGGCGGGCTTGACTGGCCGGCGGTCGCCGCAGGGGCCACAATTTTCCTGCTGCCGGTGATGATCTTTACCATCCTGTTGCGCAAACATTTGCTGCGCGGGATCACATTCGGGGCGGTGCGCAAATGATCCTGTCCGCCCCACTTCCCTACGCGGTTTATGCCATAGCCCTGAATGCCACGCACGTCGCAAGCTTGCGCAAGCCTACCCGCCATACAGGAGCATCAATATGACGTGGTTCATCAACGGACTTTTGCGGTTCCGCCGGGGACCGTGGGAAATGCTGGCGACCATCATCATCAGCCTTGGGGTCTTTATGCTGATGCAACCCTTCGTCATGTGGGCGTTCACCTATTCATTCATCACAACGCTTGTCGGCACGGTGATGTTCATCATCGTTTCGCATTTTCCGGAGTAATCCCTTGGCTCAGATCGTCATCAAAAACGTGCGCAAGGAATTCGGCGATTTCGTTGCGGTCAAGGAAAGCTCCTTCACGATCGAAGATGGTGAGTTTTTCATGCTGCTTGGCCCGTCGGGCTGTGGCAAGACCACCACGCTGCGTATGATTGCCGGGCTGGAACTGCCGACTTCGGGCGAGATTTTTCTGGACGGAGAAGAGATCGGCCAGCGCCCGCCATCGCAACGTGACATCGCATTCGTGTTCCAGATGTTTGCGCTTTATCCGCATCTGAACGTATACAAGAACCTAAGCTATCCTTTGGTCAGTCAGGGCATGCCACGCGCACAAGTGCGTGCCAAGGTTGACGAGGTCGCGGGAATTCTGGGCATCCGCGACATTCTAAAAAAACCGGTTGGCGGTCTGTCGGGCGGGGATCGCCAGCGTGTGGCGCTGGGGCGTGCGATTGTGCGGGAACCCAAAGCGTTCATGATGGATGAACCATTGGGCGCACTGGATGCCGAGTTTCGTGAACACATGGCCGAAGAGTTGCGTGCGTTGCATGACCGGATGGGGGCAACAACTGTATACGTGACCCATGATCAGCTGGAAGCAATGCAGATGGGCGACAAGATTGTCGTGATGAACAATGCGGTCGTCGAACAATTCGGCACGCCGCAGGAAATCTACGATAAACCGGCCACCAGGTTCGTTGCCGATTTCATCGGCTCTCCGTCTATGAACTTTCTGGAATTTTCGGGTTCCTATGGCATTGGTGCAACCTCGGTCGCTTTGGATGGCGAAGAAATGGGCGTGCCGGCGTTACGCGAGCCGGCCCAAGGTGATCTGACATTCGGCGTGCGCCCCGAACACATCCGGTTGTCCAGCGAAGGCGGCTACCGCGCCAAGGTGATTGCAACCGAATATCTGGGCACGACGCAGATCGTCACTCTGACCACGCGCAACGGCGATATAAAGGCGCGCATCGGATCAGAGCAGCCTGCGACCGTGGGCGAAACTGTCGGGTTAAGTTTTCTGGATCACACGATTACGCTTTTTGATCGCGCATCCGGTCGGGCCCTGCGCTCTGCCCTGAACGAAGGGGTGCTGGCCAATGGCTGAAGTCGAACTGGAAAACGTCTCGAAGTCCTTTGGTTCGACCAAAGCTGTCACCGACATGAACCTGACAGTGCCGGACGGATCTTTTGTTGTGTTGCTGGGGCCGACCGGGGCGGGAAAAACAACCACCTTGCGCCTGATCGCGGGGCTGGAAAAATGCGACGCGGGCAACATCCGCATCGGCGGGCGCCGCGTGAATTCCGAAACGCCCGCACAGCGCGATGTGGCGATGGTGTTTCAGCAGTATTCACTTTATCCGCATCTGACAGTGCGCGAAAATCTGGCGTTCCCATTGCGGTCCCCGATCCTGAAGACACCCGAAGCCGAAATTACCCGCAAAGTGCAGGAAGTGGCCGAAGTGCTGCACATCCCTCACAAGCTGGACAACAAGGCGACTGAACTGTCGGGGGGCGAAATGCAGCGCGTTTCGATCGGGCGCGCACTTGTGCGTGACCCTGCGATATACCTGATGGACGAGCCGCTGAGTTCACTGGATGCCAAATTGCGGGCCGATCTGCGGATCGAATTGAAACGCATTCATGCCGAGCTTGCCTCGACCCTTCTGTATGTCACCCACGATCAGATCGAAGCGATGACAATGGCCACCCATGTGGGCGTATTGAACGAAGGTCTTCTGGTTCAGTTCGGAACCCCCCGCGAAATTTACGAGAACCCCAACACAGCCTATGTGGCCGCCCGTCTGGGCCAGCCCCGGATCAATTTGTTGCCGGTGGGGCTGTTTGGGGAAAAAGCCCCGCCGGGCGCGCATCAGGTCGGATTGCGCCCCGAAAACATCCGGCACGGTGACGGGCGCGACGCCACCGTTGTGCGGGTTGAGCATCTGGGCGATCAGACCCGCCTGCACCTGAAGCTGAATGATCACGATGTGACCACGCTGACAGATCCGCATTCGACACTGGTGCCGGGCGAAACCATTCAGATTGCGCCCCAGAATCCGCTTTTCTTTGACGCCCGGGGCGCGCGCATAACCTGAGAAAGGATATCATATGGCACAGTTTGTGAACGCAAAGGATGATCTGGTCAAAGAAGCCATTGACGGTGTTCTTGCCTGTTCGGGCGGCACGCTGGCGCGGCTGGATGGATATCCCCATATCAAAGTTGTTTTCCGGTCGGATTGGGATCGTTCGCGCGTCGCCCTGATTTCGGGCGGCGGATCGGGCCATGAACCTGCTCACGCGGGCTTTGTTGGCCCCGGCATGCTGACAGCTGCGATTTGTGGCGAAGTGTTCGCGTCGCCCTCGGTCGATGCCGTTCTGGCTGGTATTCTGGCGGTCACGGGCGCAGCGGGATGTCTGCTGATCGTCAAGAATTACACCGGGGACCGTTTGAACTTCGGTCTGGCGATGGAGCGTGCGCGCGCCCTTGGACGCAAGGTTGAAATGGTGGTTGTGGATGATGACATCGCACTGCCTGATCTGCCACAGCCGCGGGGCGTGGCGGGTACGCTGTTTGTTCACAAGATCGCCGGTGCGCTGGCCGAGCAGGGCAAGCCGCTGGAAGAGGTCACAGCCGCCGCGCGCCGGGTCATCGCAAACGTCGCTTCGATCGGCAAAAGCCTTGATACCTGCACCGTCCCCGGATCGCCCAAGGAAAGCCGGATACCGGCGGGCAAAGCCGAACTGGGGCTTGGCATCCATGGCGAACCGGGTGTGCAGCAGGTCGATTTTTCGGG harbors:
- a CDS encoding carbohydrate ABC transporter permease, with amino-acid sequence MTDSPLTKAATATPPRVARKIRGLSDRAIAWIFVAPTIFLLLAINIFPLIWTIQLSFTNYKANRLTREPEFIGLRNYERILNDSDIWLNMQATAHFLFWTIFFQVLIGFTLAWLINKKFKGNDLWTTIIVLPMMLSPAVVGNFWKFLYQPQIGLFNYIVAFFTGKEPSSFEMLGSVQLAPWSIVIVDTWMWTPFVMLICLAGLRSIPDYIYEAAEVDRASKLRQFFTITIPMVLPFLMLAVLFRGIENFKMFDLVVQLTGGGPGSTTELTSINLKREAFEKWRTGYASAYAIILFVTVFGLASIYVKALNKVKER
- a CDS encoding carbohydrate ABC transporter permease, with translation MSSFSVTEPSKRSKWLAGSLVILYALVTMLPLAWIMLTGFKSPADAISYPPKMVFEPTLEGYVNLFTTRTRQTQDFLANNPPENWADEIVRQYDMVIVGPSKFGERFMNSVIIGFGSTFLSVFLGTLAAYAFSRFKIPLADDLLFFILSTRMMPPIAVAIPIFLMYRNIGLSDTHLGMILLYTAVNISLAVWLLKGFIDEIPREYEEAALIDGYTRFQAFYKVVLPQAATGIASTAIFCLIFAWNEYAFAVLLTSATAQTAPPFIPTIIGVGGLDWPAVAAGATIFLLPVMIFTILLRKHLLRGITFGAVRK
- a CDS encoding ABC transporter ATP-binding protein, which codes for MAQIVIKNVRKEFGDFVAVKESSFTIEDGEFFMLLGPSGCGKTTTLRMIAGLELPTSGEIFLDGEEIGQRPPSQRDIAFVFQMFALYPHLNVYKNLSYPLVSQGMPRAQVRAKVDEVAGILGIRDILKKPVGGLSGGDRQRVALGRAIVREPKAFMMDEPLGALDAEFREHMAEELRALHDRMGATTVYVTHDQLEAMQMGDKIVVMNNAVVEQFGTPQEIYDKPATRFVADFIGSPSMNFLEFSGSYGIGATSVALDGEEMGVPALREPAQGDLTFGVRPEHIRLSSEGGYRAKVIATEYLGTTQIVTLTTRNGDIKARIGSEQPATVGETVGLSFLDHTITLFDRASGRALRSALNEGVLANG
- a CDS encoding ABC transporter ATP-binding protein, whose product is MAEVELENVSKSFGSTKAVTDMNLTVPDGSFVVLLGPTGAGKTTTLRLIAGLEKCDAGNIRIGGRRVNSETPAQRDVAMVFQQYSLYPHLTVRENLAFPLRSPILKTPEAEITRKVQEVAEVLHIPHKLDNKATELSGGEMQRVSIGRALVRDPAIYLMDEPLSSLDAKLRADLRIELKRIHAELASTLLYVTHDQIEAMTMATHVGVLNEGLLVQFGTPREIYENPNTAYVAARLGQPRINLLPVGLFGEKAPPGAHQVGLRPENIRHGDGRDATVVRVEHLGDQTRLHLKLNDHDVTTLTDPHSTLVPGETIQIAPQNPLFFDARGARIT